The Exiguobacterium acetylicum genome includes a window with the following:
- a CDS encoding DegV family protein: protein MTKIAWVTDSMAYFTKEEAETIGVNVVPIQILLGDTAYQENAITVERLFRALDADKKLIAKTSQPIFGEFVGTYERLKEEGYDCAIAVHCTNGLSSTVQSSASAAEAASFPVHIIDSHTAFENQQEFIRYGMELEAQGKSVEEIVAALQALTKKTHFYMIVGNMETMRRGGRVSSGDLFLANLLSIKPIITTDEAGKIVPFKKARSLKKAYIEMVKQIDESMRQHTFYKNRIYVATTMAPEMAAELRQQVAAKFPDLTILEGTFGPAIGTHAGAETVGLFWMND, encoded by the coding sequence ATGACTAAAATAGCATGGGTGACCGATAGTATGGCCTATTTCACGAAGGAAGAGGCAGAAACGATCGGCGTCAATGTCGTACCGATTCAAATCTTGCTTGGTGATACGGCGTATCAAGAGAATGCCATCACAGTCGAGCGATTGTTCCGTGCACTTGATGCGGACAAGAAACTGATTGCAAAAACATCGCAACCAATCTTTGGTGAGTTCGTCGGGACATACGAACGGCTGAAAGAAGAAGGATATGACTGCGCGATTGCGGTGCATTGTACGAACGGACTCTCAAGTACCGTCCAAAGCTCAGCATCAGCAGCGGAAGCAGCAAGCTTTCCCGTTCACATCATCGACTCGCATACAGCGTTCGAGAACCAGCAGGAATTCATTCGTTACGGGATGGAACTCGAGGCACAGGGGAAATCCGTCGAGGAAATCGTAGCAGCCTTACAAGCGTTGACGAAGAAGACGCATTTCTATATGATCGTCGGTAATATGGAGACGATGCGTCGAGGTGGACGTGTTTCGTCGGGAGATTTGTTCCTTGCGAACTTACTCAGCATTAAACCAATCATCACGACGGACGAAGCAGGAAAAATCGTTCCATTCAAAAAAGCACGTTCGCTGAAAAAAGCCTACATCGAAATGGTGAAACAAATCGATGAGTCGATGCGTCAGCATACGTTCTACAAGAATCGGATTTATGTCGCGACGACGATGGCACCGGAAATGGCGGCTGAATTGCGTCAACAAGTCGCAGCGAAGTTCCCGGATCTGACGATTCTTGAAGGGACGTTTGGTCCTGCGATCGGAACGCATGCCGGAGCAGAGACAGTCGGTTTATTCTGGATGAATGACTAA